Sequence from the Pseudomonas frederiksbergensis genome:
TGTTCCTGTCAGTCACCGGTCACCTTGACGTCAGCGTCCCCCTCCTAGAGTGCAACCACCATCCCGGTCAGGACAGTGGAGTCCACCATGAACATTCAAACCTTCTCGGTCGCCAGCCTGCTGGCAGTGATCACGTTGAGCGGTTCGCCCCTGTTCGCCAAAGAACAGACCCAAGCCCCTGCCTACGAATACGGCATGCCACTGGACATCGCCCAGGCCATTCGTATCGAGGAACCGAAATCAACCGTATGCGAAGTCGGGCAGGCAACGATGACCTACGTCGACACGCAGGGGGAGATTCGTCACGTCAGCTTCCTCCAGCAGACAGACGCCTGCTCCGTCCAGTAAGCCCGGCCGCGCCGGTTCGCAATCCAACCAAGGAACTCAATCATGTGGAATAGAACAATCACTCCCGCAGGCGGCCTTTTGCACACCATGAGCCAGCTCATGCGGCGAACCCGAACATTGACGGCCGGTATCGCGCTGCTCAGTGCGATGAGTATCGAAGCATCGGGTCGTGTCGCGCCGAAACCCGACTGGTCGACCAACGACATGCCCTCCCAGAAGGGCCGGATTGTCCTGGTGACCGGCGGCACCAGCGGCATGGGCTATGAGGATGCGCTGGCCTTGGCGCGTGCGGGGGCCGAGGTGATCATCGCTGCGCGCAATCCGGAGCGGGGCGCGGAGGCGATCAAGCGTATCCGCGAGGCGGTCCCTGACGCCAAGTTGCAGTTCGAGTCGGTGGACCTGGCCAACCTGTCATCGGTGCGCGGCCTGGCCGAGCGTCTCAACCAGAGGCTGCCGCGCCTGGACGTGCTGATCAATAATGCAGCGATCATGGCGCCGCCCGAGCGGGGCACATCCGCCGATGGCTTCGAGCTTCAGTTGGCAACCAACTACCTCGGGCACTTCGCGCTGACCGGCCTGCTGGTTCCGCTGCTACGGCAAAGTGACGATCCCCGCGTGGTGAGCCTTTCCAGCATCGCGGCCACCCGCGGCGCGGTGAATTTCGATGACCTGCAAGCCGAGCAGAAGTACGACCCTTATGCGGCCTACGCGCAGTCGAAACTGGCCGTCCTGCAGTGGTCGTTCGCGCTGCAACGGCGCAGTGACGCGCAGAAATGGGGTATCCGCAGCATCGCCGCGCATCCTGGCGTGGCCGTCACCGAACTGGTCGCCCGCGGGCCCGGGGTCAACAGTGAGTTTGGCCAGCGCTGGGCTAAGGATCGCGAGGCCTACCATTCCGCGGCACAAGGGGCGCTGCCCACGCTATACGCGGCCACCGCCGAGCAGGCCGTTGGCGGTGCGTACTACGGCCCGACCGGCGATGACGAAAAACGCGGTCCGCTGGGGTTCGCCAAAACGCCACCGACCGCGACCAACGAAGCGGATGCCGAACGGCTCTGGGCCACCTCCGAGCGCCTGACCGGCGTTACCTATCGCTGATCCGACCCCCGGCGCGGGCGTTCGTCCCGCGCCTATCCTCTGGCCTGTCGCCGTCTCCCTGGAGTTTCCATGAGTACGATTTCCTACTTGCACCGGCTGAGCCTCGCCCTCAACGCCCGCGACGGTGAGCTGCGTCCGGCGCTGTGCGGGTTCCTGCTGTTCCTTTGCCTGTTTACCGGTTACTTCATGCTGCGTCCGATCCGCGAATCGATGGGCATCGCGGCGGGCGTGGAAAACCTGCAATGGCTGTTCACCGCGA
This genomic interval carries:
- a CDS encoding oxidoreductase; this encodes MWNRTITPAGGLLHTMSQLMRRTRTLTAGIALLSAMSIEASGRVAPKPDWSTNDMPSQKGRIVLVTGGTSGMGYEDALALARAGAEVIIAARNPERGAEAIKRIREAVPDAKLQFESVDLANLSSVRGLAERLNQRLPRLDVLINNAAIMAPPERGTSADGFELQLATNYLGHFALTGLLVPLLRQSDDPRVVSLSSIAATRGAVNFDDLQAEQKYDPYAAYAQSKLAVLQWSFALQRRSDAQKWGIRSIAAHPGVAVTELVARGPGVNSEFGQRWAKDREAYHSAAQGALPTLYAATAEQAVGGAYYGPTGDDEKRGPLGFAKTPPTATNEADAERLWATSERLTGVTYR
- a CDS encoding DUF2790 domain-containing protein, translating into MNIQTFSVASLLAVITLSGSPLFAKEQTQAPAYEYGMPLDIAQAIRIEEPKSTVCEVGQATMTYVDTQGEIRHVSFLQQTDACSVQ